The Halalkalicoccus sp. NIPERK01 region CGGGCAGACGGTCATGCCCGTCACCCGTGCGCCGATCTCCTCGCGGGTGCCCTCCTCGGTGGCAGTGGCCCCGGCGATGATGTCGGCGGTGCCCTGCGTCTCGCGCTCGGATTCAGGGGTCCGGTCGCGGATCATGTACTCCGCCTCCATCGAGACCTCCGCGCGCGTCGTGTAGTCGTGTTTGGCCAGCAGGCGCTCGGCGGCGTCGCCACAGACGTCCTCGACCCGGTAGCTCGGCTCGCTGACGGCCTCCTCGAGGACCTCGTTGATGACCTCCATGTTCCGGCTCATGTCCGCGCCCTTCCGCCAACTCGGGAGGTCGACGAACACCTCGAAGTCGGCCATGAGGACGATGGGGCGCTCGTCCGGGCGGGCGATCTTGACGAGTTTCTCGACGCCGGTGACGCCGACCTGGCTCAGTCCGACGGTCACGTCGGGTCGATCGGCCTGGACGTCCGGCAGTTGCCTGCTCATTATATGGGCGCTAGGGCCGACGGCGATTCAACGTTTCCATCTCGGTCGATCAGTCGAGTTTGCCCAGCGCCTCGAAGAAGTCGACGGGGGGACCGGCGAGGCGGGCCGGTTCCTCGGCGAGGCCGATCTCGACCTGTGCCGGCGGTTCGATGGCCCGCTGTTCCTTGCCGTCGCTGATGACGTACGCGAGGTCGGCGTCGTCGACCCGCACCGTCAGCGTGTGATCGTCGCCGACGACCAGCGACGGCATCGCCTCGGTGGCACACATCTCGGTGATGACGATCCCCGAGACCCCGGGGTGGACCAGCGGGCCGCCCTCGCTCAGGTTGTAGGCGGTGCTGCCGGTCGGCGTCGAGAGCAACACGCCGTCGGCGTGCCCGCCCGTGTACAGCGAGCCGTCGACGCGGACCTCGACCGTACAGCCCTGTCCGTGGCCCCGCTGGGGGCCCTGGACGACGACCTCGTTGACCGCGGGCATGAGCGTCCAGTCCTCGCCGCGGGCCTCGATCCGGGGGACCGACCGCGAGCGGACGGTCCCGGTCCGGCGGGCGTACTCGAGTTCCTCCCGGACCGCGCTGACGGCGCTGTCGGGCGAGACGGCATTCAGGAAGCCGACCTCGCCCAGATTCACGCCCAAAATCGGGGTCGCGCCCACCCCGCGGGCGGTGAAGAGGAAGGTGCCGTCGCCCCCGATGCTCACCACGAGGTCGCAGTCGCGCATCTCGCCCGGGTCGACGCCCGCCATCGAGAGGGCGCTCGCGGTCGCACAGTCGACCTGTACCGCCACGCCCTCCTCGCGGAGCGTCTCCCTGAGTTCGTCGGCCAGGTTCGCCGCGCGGGCGTTGTCCTTCTGGGCGACGATGCCGACGTCCATACCGAACCCTGTGCTCCCGCCGCCTAAAAACGCCTCGCCCGACCGCGGGATCGGATCACTGGATCCGCCACCGGCGACACCGGATCGAGCCGTCCTCGACGGCCAGCAACTCGCCGGCGTGCTCCTCCGGGAGGTCGTGGTCCTCGATGTAGCGGGCGGTCTCGGCGAGGACCGCTCGTGGGTCGTCCCGATTCGAGAGGTTTCCGAGCGCGTCGACGAACACGGCTCCCTCGCGCTCGACCCGATAGCCGAGTCGCCACCCGTCCCGACCCGTGTGCTCGCCGAACAGGGTCGGGCCGCCGTCCCGGCCGAGTTCGATCCGGTCGGTTTCCGTTCGCTTCCACCTCCACTCGCCCGGTGTCGTCGGCGCCTCGGCGATCATGTCCGTTCGTTCTCCCTCCGTGAGCCTCGGTGTTCCCCCTGCGACTGCCAGTCCACTATCAGCCGTCGAACACGCCCCTCTCGCCGCTCGCCGCGGCCGTCGCGTCCGTTCCGGAACGGGGCGGACCGCCCGGCTTACTTCTCCGATGAAACACAATATTTTTATTCTAGTCGAATACATAATATTATGGAGGCGAACGATGATCCCCACACAGACGATGACGACGTTGGTCCCGCTGGTCGCCGGGTTGATGCTCGCGGAAGTCGCCGCGTCGTGGTATCTCAGGCTTCGCAGGCGACGGCTCTGGTGAGCGTCTCGCGGTGGCTGGCGGGATTCGACGGGGGTCGCGTGCGATTAGTGACCCTCCGTCACGGGTTGCACGGGCGGCAGTGGCTGCCGGAACGGCACCAGATAGCTATCTAATCCCCGTGCCCGTATCCTCGCGGGGAGGAGATACGTCATGGCACAAGCTCATCGACTCGACTGTGAGAGGGAAGCCGCCGATTGTCGGTTCATCGTCCAGTCGGAAAACGAGGGGGAAGCGCTGGAGTTGGCCAGAAACCACATGCGGGACGTCCACGGGCGGGACTACACGGACGACGAACTCCGAGACGAACACCTGGAGATCG contains the following coding sequences:
- the mptA gene encoding GTP cyclohydrolase MptA translates to MSRQLPDVQADRPDVTVGLSQVGVTGVEKLVKIARPDERPIVLMADFEVFVDLPSWRKGADMSRNMEVINEVLEEAVSEPSYRVEDVCGDAAERLLAKHDYTTRAEVSMEAEYMIRDRTPESERETQGTADIIAGATATEEGTREEIGARVTGMTVCPCSQGMSAARARRTLEDLDVDDGTITEFLDRVPQAGHSQRGHATLTVESEGAPEVDLNDLIDVARDSMSARIYNLAKRPDEDHMTYESHADAKFVEDCVRAMAEGVIREFPDLPEDAVVTMKQSNDESIHQHNAHAERVAELETLKAEFNGD
- a CDS encoding DUF1059 domain-containing protein, yielding MAQAHRLDCEREAADCRFIVQSENEGEALELARNHMRDVHGRDYTDDELRDEHLEIV
- a CDS encoding NAD(+)/NADH kinase; this encodes MDVGIVAQKDNARAANLADELRETLREEGVAVQVDCATASALSMAGVDPGEMRDCDLVVSIGGDGTFLFTARGVGATPILGVNLGEVGFLNAVSPDSAVSAVREELEYARRTGTVRSRSVPRIEARGEDWTLMPAVNEVVVQGPQRGHGQGCTVEVRVDGSLYTGGHADGVLLSTPTGSTAYNLSEGGPLVHPGVSGIVITEMCATEAMPSLVVGDDHTLTVRVDDADLAYVISDGKEQRAIEPPAQVEIGLAEEPARLAGPPVDFFEALGKLD